Proteins found in one Hypericibacter terrae genomic segment:
- a CDS encoding DNA primase family protein encodes MTEPPKTKPLDEKASRAKAKSTARAEKNAARLASLAGPPADGDLFGGDRKPIEELPRNDVGNGQRLRRRHGDDVRFVDQAGWFVWNGQCWERSGTSKDPGHEIVKKAHATADAIMEEARTFAERAEHETVAAKQEALLDRAEAHHKFAIASGNHNKLRGMLSEAAPYLGIKPTALDDVPWLFSIADGTVELGLEVAKRDHARDDLITHLSPVVWDPKAKCPKWEKFMEEALPIVAVRRFIQRWAGYCLTGLTREQKVVLFYGLGANGKSVFLKVLQHVLGNYTLTVGIETFLYAERRADAASPDLARLPGARLLVASEPEHGARLSESVIKTATGGEKILARHLFEGLFEFTPCFKLILSANVKPIVRGQDNGIWRRLLLVLWGVTFDGVNGPAPNPHLADELIDEETAGIFNWLLAGLVDYLENGLAVPDEIKATTEEYRSESDTVREFMTSCTAAAPGERINATVLFKTYCAWAEESAMKPISQTSFGLKLRDMGIKGEIVGKKSYLDIKLTWQAPAKGNEPPPASSEGEYGNG; translated from the coding sequence ATGACCGAACCACCAAAGACCAAGCCGCTCGACGAGAAGGCCTCGCGAGCGAAGGCAAAATCGACGGCGCGCGCCGAGAAGAATGCCGCGCGCCTGGCGTCGCTGGCCGGGCCGCCGGCGGATGGCGATCTGTTCGGCGGCGACCGCAAGCCGATCGAGGAGCTGCCGCGCAACGATGTCGGCAACGGGCAGCGGCTGCGGCGGCGCCATGGCGACGACGTGCGCTTCGTCGACCAGGCGGGCTGGTTCGTCTGGAACGGGCAATGCTGGGAGCGATCCGGCACCTCGAAGGATCCCGGGCATGAGATCGTGAAGAAGGCCCATGCCACGGCCGATGCGATCATGGAGGAGGCGCGGACCTTCGCCGAGCGCGCCGAGCATGAGACCGTCGCGGCGAAACAGGAGGCGCTGCTCGACCGGGCCGAGGCGCATCACAAGTTCGCCATCGCGTCGGGCAACCACAACAAGCTGCGCGGCATGCTGTCGGAGGCCGCCCCCTATCTCGGCATCAAGCCGACGGCGCTCGACGACGTGCCCTGGCTGTTCTCGATCGCCGACGGCACGGTCGAGCTCGGGCTCGAGGTCGCGAAGCGCGACCATGCGCGCGACGACCTGATCACGCATCTGTCGCCGGTGGTCTGGGATCCCAAGGCGAAATGCCCCAAATGGGAAAAGTTCATGGAGGAGGCGCTGCCGATCGTGGCGGTGCGCCGCTTCATCCAGCGCTGGGCCGGCTATTGCCTCACCGGGCTGACGCGCGAGCAGAAGGTGGTGCTGTTCTACGGGCTCGGCGCCAACGGCAAGAGCGTGTTCCTGAAGGTGCTGCAGCATGTGCTGGGCAATTACACGCTGACGGTCGGGATCGAGACCTTCCTCTATGCCGAGCGGCGCGCGGACGCCGCCTCGCCCGACTTGGCGCGGCTGCCGGGCGCGCGGCTGCTGGTGGCGAGCGAGCCCGAGCATGGGGCGCGGCTGTCGGAATCGGTGATCAAGACCGCGACCGGCGGCGAGAAGATCCTGGCGCGGCACCTGTTCGAGGGGCTGTTCGAGTTCACGCCCTGCTTCAAGCTGATCCTCTCGGCCAATGTGAAGCCGATCGTGCGCGGCCAGGACAACGGCATCTGGCGCCGGCTGCTGCTGGTGCTGTGGGGCGTGACCTTCGACGGCGTCAACGGGCCGGCGCCGAATCCGCATCTGGCCGACGAGCTGATCGACGAGGAGACGGCCGGGATCTTCAACTGGCTGCTGGCGGGGCTGGTCGACTATCTCGAGAACGGGCTGGCGGTGCCCGACGAGATCAAGGCGACAACAGAGGAATACCGCTCCGAGAGCGACACGGTGCGCGAGTTCATGACGAGCTGCACCGCGGCGGCGCCGGGCGAGCGCATCAACGCCACGGTGCTGTTCAAGACCTACTGCGCCTGGGCCGAGGAATCGGCCATGAAGCCGATCAGCCAGACCAGCTTCGGGCTGAAGCTGCGCGACATGGGCATCAAGGGCGAGATCGTCGGCA
- a CDS encoding GcrA family cell cycle regulator gives MNPGGPKPPSIWTPAREAELRRLVAEGLGAPAIARRLGASRSAVRGKCLRLGLKRVKRGYFRWTPAIVAQVREWAASGVTMEDTARRLGISASAVHSRAVVRGIRFDERAYLPADDARLRVLARTGLKTRALAAELGRSQASIRWRLRKLGLGRRSRIPKPKVLLATVRADAAAMVAPDRARLMAGKAA, from the coding sequence ATGAATCCTGGCGGCCCGAAACCTCCCTCGATCTGGACGCCGGCGCGCGAGGCCGAGCTGCGTCGTCTGGTGGCCGAGGGGCTCGGGGCGCCGGCGATCGCGCGGCGCCTGGGGGCGTCGCGTTCGGCCGTGCGCGGCAAATGCCTCCGGCTCGGGCTGAAGCGGGTGAAGCGGGGCTACTTCCGATGGACCCCCGCGATCGTGGCCCAGGTGCGCGAATGGGCGGCCTCGGGCGTGACGATGGAAGACACAGCGCGGCGTCTCGGGATCTCGGCCTCCGCTGTGCATAGCCGGGCCGTGGTGCGGGGGATCCGCTTCGATGAGCGGGCCTATCTGCCGGCCGACGATGCGCGGCTGCGCGTGTTGGCACGGACAGGGCTGAAGACGCGCGCGCTCGCCGCCGAGCTCGGGCGCAGCCAAGCCTCGATCCGCTGGCGGCTGCGGAAGCTGGGGCTGGGGCGAAGAAGCCGAATTCCGAAGCCGAAGGTGCTGCTGGCGACGGTGCGCGCCGATGCAGCGGCGATGGTGGCACCGGATCGGGCGCGATTGATGGCGGGGAAGGCGGCATGA
- a CDS encoding GcrA family cell cycle regulator yields the protein MGNESELWTEARMELLRRLWGQRYTASQIAATMGVTRNQVIGKAHRMGLASRPSPIIRAPAAGVIPPRAAPKPCPPDPEGHRGMIPPPDRDPDAAWNGPTSPPPLPRAPIPVRAEAPKPMPAALVEGRGRWRPLIEAGPRDCRWPQGDLREGTLRFCCAGTELGHVYCAEHETAARGRGLASLERYDPEAKAA from the coding sequence ATGGGCAACGAAAGCGAGCTGTGGACCGAGGCGCGCATGGAGCTGCTGCGCCGGCTCTGGGGGCAGCGATACACGGCCTCGCAGATCGCCGCGACCATGGGCGTGACGCGCAACCAGGTCATCGGCAAGGCGCACCGCATGGGATTGGCGTCGCGGCCTTCGCCGATCATCCGCGCGCCGGCGGCGGGAGTGATTCCGCCGCGCGCCGCGCCCAAGCCATGTCCCCCGGATCCCGAAGGGCATAGGGGGATGATCCCGCCACCGGACCGCGATCCGGATGCGGCGTGGAACGGTCCGACCTCGCCGCCGCCCTTGCCGCGCGCGCCGATCCCCGTGCGGGCCGAGGCGCCGAAGCCGATGCCGGCGGCGCTGGTGGAGGGCCGGGGGCGCTGGCGCCCGCTGATCGAGGCGGGCCCGCGCGACTGCCGCTGGCCCCAGGGCGACCTGCGCGAGGGCACGCTGCGCTTCTGCTGCGCCGGCACCGAGCTCGGGCATGTCTATTGCGCCGAGCACGAGACGGCCGCGCGCGGGCGCGGGCTGGCCTCGCTCGAGCGGTACGATCCGGAGGCGAAAGCGGCATGA
- a CDS encoding MT-A70 family methyltransferase has product MTVDPFAGHARHRYRVILADPPWRFETRSHRGQGKGASQHYDTMATPEIMALPVTDLAADDCTLLMWGCWPHLPDALRVIEAWGFTYKTCGFVWVKQNRSAATLWADLDKLFMGLGYGTRGNSEFCLRASRGAPKVKPGSRDVEQLILAPLREHSRKPDEQYQRIERLYDGPYLEMFARARREGWDAWGNQVGKFGEQAA; this is encoded by the coding sequence ATGACGGTGGATCCCTTTGCCGGCCACGCCCGGCATCGCTATCGCGTCATCCTTGCGGACCCACCCTGGCGTTTCGAGACACGGTCGCACCGGGGCCAGGGCAAGGGCGCGTCGCAGCATTACGACACCATGGCCACACCGGAGATCATGGCATTGCCGGTCACGGATCTCGCGGCGGACGACTGCACGCTGTTGATGTGGGGCTGCTGGCCGCATCTGCCCGACGCCCTGCGGGTCATCGAAGCCTGGGGCTTCACATACAAGACCTGCGGCTTCGTCTGGGTGAAGCAGAACCGATCGGCGGCGACGCTCTGGGCCGATCTCGACAAGTTGTTCATGGGCCTTGGCTATGGCACGCGCGGCAACAGCGAGTTCTGCCTGCGGGCCTCGCGGGGCGCGCCGAAGGTCAAGCCGGGGTCACGCGATGTCGAGCAATTGATCCTGGCGCCGCTGCGCGAGCATAGCCGCAAGCCCGACGAGCAATATCAGCGCATCGAGCGGCTCTATGACGGGCCCTATCTCGAGATGTTCGCGCGGGCGCGCCGCGAGGGCTGGGACGCCTGGGGCAACCAGGTCGGGAAGTTCGGGGAGCAGGCCGCATGA
- a CDS encoding transcriptional regulator — translation MKEALQRAVEAAGGQAKLARALNELAPHKPAVSQALIWDWINRAERVATAERVLDIEKVTGVSRHELRPDLYPREEAAA, via the coding sequence ATGAAAGAAGCCCTGCAACGCGCGGTGGAAGCCGCGGGCGGCCAGGCGAAGCTGGCGCGGGCGTTGAACGAGCTGGCCCCGCACAAGCCCGCCGTGAGCCAGGCCCTGATCTGGGACTGGATCAACCGCGCCGAGCGGGTCGCCACCGCCGAGCGGGTGCTCGATATCGAGAAGGTCACTGGGGTGTCGCGCCATGAGCTGCGGCCCGATCTCTATCCGCGGGAGGAAGCGGCGGCATGA
- a CDS encoding LexA family protein, which translates to MSKFATRLKALRVEFGLSQKRLAEILGVKQPSITQAEKGKSLEPRFVIDAARHFGVRPEWLRGDDDGPREAEAPTASVSSIAVIGHVQAGEWRAAYVWDRDQWYPIAIPPDRRYPRVERLALEVRGDSMNKLYPPGSILVAVRYADIGKRPAAGERVICLRHNVTDQVEATVKELELEKGVLSLVARTTNPRRYPPIRIDGGKTAPLTLQESGDEIEIFARVTGAYCIE; encoded by the coding sequence ATGAGCAAATTTGCCACGCGTCTCAAGGCATTACGCGTCGAGTTCGGATTGTCGCAGAAGCGGCTGGCCGAGATCCTGGGCGTCAAGCAGCCCTCGATCACCCAGGCGGAAAAGGGCAAGAGCCTCGAGCCGCGCTTCGTGATCGACGCCGCCCGCCATTTCGGCGTGCGGCCGGAATGGCTGCGTGGCGACGATGATGGCCCCCGCGAGGCCGAGGCCCCGACCGCCAGCGTTTCCAGCATCGCCGTCATCGGCCATGTGCAGGCCGGCGAGTGGCGCGCCGCCTATGTCTGGGACCGCGATCAGTGGTATCCGATCGCCATCCCGCCGGACCGGCGTTACCCGCGCGTCGAGCGTCTGGCGCTCGAGGTGCGCGGCGATTCGATGAACAAGCTCTATCCGCCGGGTTCGATCCTGGTCGCCGTGCGCTATGCGGACATCGGCAAGCGGCCGGCCGCCGGCGAGCGCGTCATCTGCCTGCGCCACAACGTCACCGACCAGGTCGAGGCGACCGTCAAGGAGCTCGAACTCGAAAAGGGCGTGCTGAGCCTGGTGGCGCGCACCACCAACCCGCGCCGCTACCCGCCGATTCGCATCGACGGCGGCAAGACCGCGCCGCTGACGCTGCAGGAGTCCGGCGACGAGATCGAGATCTTCGCGCGCGTCACGGGCGCCTACTGCATCGAGTAA
- a CDS encoding HIRAN domain-containing protein codes for MAVVILLAGVAAITVLVIYLRRGQRRDAEAMAASAWTSGAAGWQPGEQTQWREFGEGWRTFLSPVVGESFRNPDGTARQDILTRCRIGEDAILEPEPGNRHDSEAVKVLRAATGEQIGYLPRGHDLFDAADEGRAKAVIHALHGGTMGKESRGAVLQIGVRD; via the coding sequence ATGGCGGTGGTCATTCTGCTGGCCGGGGTGGCGGCCATAACAGTGCTGGTAATCTACCTTCGACGCGGGCAGCGCAGGGATGCCGAGGCTATGGCGGCCTCCGCATGGACGTCCGGCGCGGCCGGATGGCAACCGGGCGAACAGACGCAATGGCGCGAGTTCGGCGAGGGTTGGCGGACCTTTCTCAGCCCGGTGGTCGGCGAATCATTCCGCAATCCGGACGGCACGGCGCGCCAGGATATCCTGACGCGCTGCCGGATCGGCGAGGATGCTATCCTGGAGCCCGAGCCCGGCAATCGTCATGACTCGGAGGCGGTGAAGGTGCTGCGCGCCGCGACCGGCGAGCAAATCGGATATCTGCCGCGCGGCCATGATCTCTTCGACGCTGCCGACGAGGGCCGCGCGAAGGCCGTGATCCACGCGCTGCATGGTGGGACGATGGGCAAGGAAAGCCGCGGCGCCGTGCTGCAGATCGGCGTGCGCGACTGA
- a CDS encoding DUF2303 family protein: protein MADPIRNSDAEAIIETMKSLAPVEFLTAVAPGHPGDDARMLAVPNGKSIVSVKKFVDEWRDKPERREGRVPLLDLAAFIEYVNRFKDGDTLVFADNSREKPALVGVIDYHRAGFDGNPAWCRHRALYDFPLSEEWQAWHGKSGEKMNQGDFAEFIEDHIDDVIAPGLGSDGMPGGDPLIDQLLATFGGVPASPAKLMELSRGLAVFSNDKAVQAINLKSGEATIRYETAHTDANGGKLDVPPLFLIAIPVFTNGEKYRMAARLRYRLGGGGIAWFFELYRTEKVFDHALAEAIQKVRDQTGALTLLGRPE from the coding sequence ATGGCCGATCCGATTCGCAATTCCGACGCCGAAGCGATCATCGAGACGATGAAATCGCTGGCGCCGGTTGAATTCCTGACCGCGGTCGCGCCGGGGCACCCCGGCGATGATGCCAGGATGCTGGCCGTCCCGAACGGCAAGTCGATCGTCAGCGTCAAGAAGTTCGTCGACGAATGGCGCGACAAGCCCGAGCGCCGCGAGGGCAGGGTGCCGCTGCTCGATCTCGCCGCCTTCATCGAGTATGTGAACCGCTTCAAGGATGGCGACACGCTGGTCTTCGCCGACAACAGCCGGGAGAAGCCCGCGCTGGTCGGCGTGATCGACTATCACCGCGCCGGCTTCGACGGCAACCCGGCCTGGTGCCGGCATCGCGCGCTCTACGACTTCCCGCTGTCGGAGGAATGGCAGGCTTGGCACGGCAAGTCCGGCGAGAAGATGAACCAGGGCGACTTCGCCGAGTTCATCGAGGATCACATCGACGACGTGATCGCGCCGGGCCTGGGCAGCGACGGCATGCCCGGCGGCGATCCGCTGATCGACCAGCTGCTCGCCACCTTCGGCGGCGTGCCGGCCTCGCCCGCCAAGCTCATGGAGCTGTCGCGCGGCCTCGCCGTCTTCTCGAACGACAAGGCGGTGCAGGCGATCAACCTCAAGAGCGGCGAGGCGACGATCCGCTACGAGACCGCCCACACCGACGCCAATGGCGGCAAGCTCGACGTGCCGCCGCTGTTCCTGATCGCCATCCCGGTCTTCACCAATGGCGAGAAATACCGCATGGCCGCGCGGCTGCGCTACCGCCTGGGCGGCGGCGGCATCGCCTGGTTCTTCGAGCTCTACCGCACCGAGAAGGTCTTCGACCACGCCCTGGCCGAGGCGATCCAGAAGGTCCGCGACCAGACCGGCGCGCTGACCCTGCTCGGCCGGCCGGAGTAA
- a CDS encoding nucleoside triphosphate pyrophosphohydrolase family protein yields MHTPATTAPLDMSPDAVEARIRDAAIAEAATIDVGFVNSFRQIQARVQANAAAKGFWFEGQTRNKAEMIALMHSELSEALEAIRHGNPADKHCPEFDNLSIELADTVIRIMDFAQGFNLPVAEAIVAKTLFNATRPLMHGGKAF; encoded by the coding sequence ATGCACACGCCCGCCACCACGGCCCCGCTCGACATGTCCCCTGACGCGGTAGAAGCCAGAATACGCGATGCCGCCATCGCCGAAGCGGCCACCATCGACGTTGGCTTCGTCAATAGCTTCCGCCAGATCCAGGCGCGTGTGCAGGCGAATGCCGCCGCTAAGGGCTTCTGGTTCGAAGGCCAGACGCGCAACAAGGCCGAGATGATCGCCCTCATGCATTCCGAGCTGTCGGAAGCGCTCGAGGCCATCCGGCATGGCAACCCCGCCGACAAGCATTGCCCCGAGTTCGACAACCTCTCGATCGAGCTCGCCGATACGGTCATCCGCATCATGGACTTCGCGCAGGGCTTCAACCTGCCGGTGGCCGAGGCTATCGTGGCGAAGACACTCTTCAACGCCACGCGGCCCCTCATGCACGGCGGGAAGGCGTTCTGA
- a CDS encoding DUF5131 family protein, producing MADRSAIEWTDATWNPTVGCSVVSPGCKHCYAMKLAARLEAMGQPIYRGMTQPSNAGPVWTGKVELSNWGQVIKPLSWKRPRRIFVNSMSDLFHENLADEAIDTIFAVMALCPQHTFQVLTKRPARMREYMKGRGQGRDFRILGDFPLERVSMSASVDFDEREWGALKKHGNLYSLYCSVPWPLPNVWLGVSTEDQERADERIPLLLETPAAIRFISAEPLLGPVDLTQIDDGAAHREVPREEWGSVDDEESPPALWWNTLTGERTIMHGGATGDWTRTDAHLDWVIVGGESGPGARPMHPDWARSLRDQCAAAKVPFFFKQWGEFREFDTGSPEVEEIEADSEHADSIVPCAIRPSWIAADCRHFTTRRDLPDGIPCRMIERVGKKAAGRLLDGREHSEFPA from the coding sequence ATGGCCGACCGCAGCGCCATCGAATGGACCGACGCGACCTGGAATCCCACGGTCGGCTGCTCGGTCGTCTCGCCCGGCTGCAAGCATTGCTATGCGATGAAGCTGGCCGCGCGCCTCGAGGCCATGGGCCAGCCGATCTATCGCGGCATGACCCAGCCCTCGAACGCCGGCCCGGTCTGGACCGGCAAGGTCGAGCTCTCGAACTGGGGCCAGGTCATCAAGCCGCTCTCCTGGAAGCGCCCACGCCGGATCTTCGTCAACTCGATGTCGGACCTGTTCCACGAGAACCTGGCCGACGAGGCGATCGACACCATCTTCGCCGTCATGGCGCTCTGCCCGCAGCACACCTTCCAGGTGCTGACCAAGCGGCCGGCGCGGATGCGGGAATATATGAAGGGCCGCGGCCAAGGACGAGACTTCCGAATACTCGGCGACTTCCCACTTGAGCGCGTCAGCATGTCCGCATCGGTGGACTTTGACGAAAGGGAATGGGGCGCGCTTAAAAAGCACGGGAACCTCTATAGCCTTTATTGTTCCGTGCCGTGGCCGCTGCCGAACGTCTGGCTCGGCGTCTCGACCGAGGATCAGGAGCGCGCCGACGAGCGGATCCCGCTGCTGCTGGAGACGCCTGCCGCGATCCGCTTCATCTCGGCCGAGCCGTTGCTGGGGCCGGTCGATCTGACACAGATCGATGACGGCGCTGCTCACCGTGAAGTGCCGCGCGAAGAGTGGGGCTCGGTCGATGATGAAGAGAGCCCGCCGGCACTGTGGTGGAATACGCTAACCGGCGAGAGAACGATCATGCACGGCGGCGCGACGGGTGACTGGACGCGCACCGACGCCCATCTCGACTGGGTCATCGTCGGCGGCGAGAGCGGCCCCGGCGCGCGGCCGATGCACCCGGACTGGGCGCGCAGCCTGCGCGATCAATGCGCCGCGGCCAAGGTGCCGTTCTTCTTTAAGCAGTGGGGCGAGTTTCGGGAATTCGACACGGGGTCGCCCGAGGTCGAAGAGATCGAAGCGGACTCCGAGCATGCGGATTCCATCGTGCCCTGCGCGATAAGGCCATCATGGATCGCGGCCGACTGCCGTCACTTCACAACGCGGCGTGATCTGCCCGATGGGATTCCTTGTCGTATGATCGAGCGCGTCGGCAAGAAAGCCGCCGGCCGCCTCCTGGATGGCCGCGAGCATTCGGAATTCCCGGCATGA
- a CDS encoding DUF4326 domain-containing protein has product MTAPLRIQRRRTKGWRMPPNTVYVGRPTRWGNPFYLLNEEGWPLLECPRALIAPGEGYSGLGFHNDIGWDEAEALVVKLFRERCIDKLPDLAPLRGKNLACWCPLDRPCHADVLLEIANR; this is encoded by the coding sequence ATGACCGCGCCTCTCCGCATCCAGCGCCGCCGCACCAAGGGCTGGCGCATGCCGCCGAACACGGTCTATGTCGGCCGGCCGACGCGATGGGGCAATCCGTTCTACCTCCTCAATGAGGAGGGTTGGCCGCTTCTCGAATGCCCGCGCGCGTTGATCGCGCCGGGCGAAGGCTATTCCGGACTCGGCTTTCACAATGACATCGGCTGGGATGAAGCCGAGGCGCTGGTCGTCAAGCTGTTCCGCGAGCGCTGCATCGACAAGCTGCCGGACCTTGCCCCCTTGCGCGGTAAGAATCTCGCCTGCTGGTGCCCACTCGACCGACCCTGCCATGCCGATGTCCTGCTGGAGATCGCCAACCGATGA
- a CDS encoding tyrosine-type recombinase/integrase translates to MATIVRLRGIKKVRSKGHVYYYHRATGERLQAEPGTAAFVAEVAALERRPEGVPVGQQPQARILGNLIAAYRGSPEFARLAASTREDYQHVFDYVKPLEGVAIPRFTAPFLYKMRDKAFARHKRRFANYVVQVIRLLFAWGIPRGWLKANPARDVPLIERPRDTPKANRAWSIAEYDAMVGRATGGLRIAIMLGFWAGLTEGDIVRLPRAGAYDRIAGFIDYRRRKTGVEASIHVAGELRAAIEQELARTLGPKAKVTPATLVCNRWNRPFTESGIRSSFAKLRAPLLAEGKVKPGLTIHGLRHSISRDVIDAGGSVEEAAAVNAQTTDEMGNHYSRERNRQRLAKKAVGRIEKERKRARLGKPFGKPRQTG, encoded by the coding sequence ATGGCGACGATCGTCAGACTGCGCGGCATTAAGAAGGTCCGGTCCAAGGGCCATGTCTATTACTACCACCGCGCCACCGGCGAGCGGCTCCAGGCTGAGCCCGGCACCGCCGCCTTCGTCGCCGAGGTCGCCGCGCTCGAGCGCCGGCCCGAGGGCGTGCCGGTCGGCCAGCAGCCCCAGGCCCGGATCCTCGGCAACCTGATCGCCGCCTATCGCGGCAGCCCCGAATTCGCGCGCCTCGCCGCCTCGACCCGCGAGGATTACCAGCATGTCTTCGACTATGTGAAGCCGCTGGAGGGCGTCGCCATCCCGCGCTTCACCGCGCCCTTTCTCTACAAGATGCGCGACAAGGCCTTCGCCCGGCACAAGCGTCGCTTCGCGAACTATGTCGTGCAGGTGATCCGGCTGCTGTTCGCCTGGGGCATCCCGCGCGGTTGGCTCAAGGCCAACCCCGCGCGCGACGTGCCGCTGATCGAGCGCCCCAGGGACACACCCAAGGCCAACCGCGCCTGGAGCATAGCCGAGTATGACGCCATGGTCGGGCGCGCCACGGGCGGCCTGCGGATCGCGATCATGCTCGGCTTCTGGGCCGGCCTGACCGAGGGCGACATCGTCCGCCTGCCGCGCGCCGGCGCCTACGATCGCATCGCCGGCTTCATCGACTATCGGCGCCGCAAGACCGGCGTCGAGGCCTCGATCCATGTCGCCGGCGAGCTGCGCGCCGCGATCGAGCAGGAGCTCGCCCGCACGCTGGGGCCCAAGGCCAAGGTCACGCCGGCGACGCTGGTCTGCAACCGCTGGAATCGCCCCTTCACGGAATCCGGGATCCGCTCGAGCTTCGCCAAGCTGCGCGCGCCGCTGCTCGCCGAGGGCAAGGTGAAGCCGGGCCTGACGATCCACGGCCTGCGCCACTCGATCTCGCGCGATGTGATCGACGCCGGCGGCAGCGTCGAGGAAGCCGCCGCGGTCAACGCCCAGACCACCGACGAGATGGGCAACCACTACAGCCGCGAACGCAATCGCCAGCGCCTCGCGAAGAAGGCCGTCGGGCGCATCGAGAAAGAACGGAAGCGGGCCAGACTTGGAAAACCGTTTGGAAAACCGCGTCAGACGGGCTGA
- a CDS encoding DNA gyrase inhibitor YacG has protein sequence MSAKIEDLARRRAEREQRSQREAPASRDAGAPATKGGRCPICGRPRDPAHRPFCSKRCAEIDLGRWLKESYRVRTDESPEDEVPRKEGDEE, from the coding sequence ATGAGTGCCAAAATCGAGGACCTTGCCCGTCGCCGGGCGGAACGCGAGCAGCGCAGCCAGAGAGAGGCGCCGGCAAGCCGTGATGCCGGAGCGCCCGCGACCAAGGGTGGCCGTTGCCCGATCTGCGGACGCCCTCGCGATCCGGCTCATCGCCCGTTCTGCTCGAAACGCTGCGCCGAGATCGATCTCGGACGCTGGCTCAAGGAATCATATCGGGTCCGGACCGACGAAAGCCCGGAGGACGAGGTCCCCCGCAAAGAGGGTGACGAAGAATAG
- a CDS encoding ribonuclease E/G translates to MAKPDPTRLFVAERGPERHVALWRQGRLMGYRIDAPDLRDRSGALFLGQVVRVDSGMGSAFVAFDRSASGDAETGLLPLRRGEKRVEGERVLVQVAQERRGEKSARLTAAAILEGRYIDLLSKESGVHMTEAPLEPEMARGLRAGLRGLIADSAIGLRLTSRASGAPAESILKEASGLVATWQHSMAACADATAPACLQPPADAVLSRLREIPGGEPVTIVADNRTLARRIETGLAGVSVGDMPVIETVPQREWIPTAKELDEAVRAALDPRVPLSDGGWLLFEPGETLTAIDVNSGTASNRRVGASRADLRLKLNLQAAETIARQLRLRAIGGLVVIDFVDMESSADRDRVVKALRGAFADDPARIRVLPMSDLGLVQMTRQRRGVPLAELFFGPCEACESTGRLALRRPIGDGPL, encoded by the coding sequence GTGGCCAAGCCGGATCCGACCCGCCTGTTCGTGGCCGAACGCGGCCCGGAGCGGCATGTGGCGTTGTGGCGCCAGGGCCGGCTGATGGGCTATCGCATCGATGCACCCGACCTGCGCGACCGCAGCGGCGCTTTGTTCCTGGGGCAGGTGGTGCGGGTCGATTCCGGCATGGGATCGGCCTTCGTCGCATTCGATCGATCCGCTTCCGGCGATGCCGAGACCGGGCTGCTGCCGCTACGCCGGGGCGAGAAGCGCGTCGAAGGCGAGCGTGTCCTGGTCCAGGTCGCGCAGGAACGCCGAGGCGAGAAATCGGCCAGGCTGACGGCGGCAGCGATCCTCGAAGGGCGTTATATCGATCTCCTCTCCAAGGAGAGCGGCGTCCATATGACGGAGGCGCCGCTCGAACCGGAGATGGCGCGCGGATTGCGTGCGGGTCTGCGCGGCCTGATCGCGGACAGCGCGATCGGTCTTCGCCTGACATCGCGGGCGTCGGGTGCCCCTGCGGAGAGCATTCTCAAGGAAGCTTCCGGCCTCGTCGCCACCTGGCAGCACAGCATGGCTGCATGTGCCGACGCGACCGCGCCGGCTTGCCTTCAGCCGCCGGCAGATGCCGTTCTCTCGCGCCTGCGCGAGATTCCCGGCGGCGAGCCGGTGACAATCGTCGCCGACAATCGCACTCTTGCGCGACGGATCGAGACCGGACTTGCCGGGGTTTCGGTTGGCGACATGCCTGTGATCGAGACCGTGCCGCAGCGTGAATGGATCCCCACGGCGAAGGAGCTCGATGAGGCGGTGAGGGCGGCGCTCGATCCCCGTGTCCCTCTGTCCGATGGTGGATGGCTTTTGTTCGAGCCCGGGGAAACCCTGACGGCGATCGATGTGAACAGCGGGACGGCATCCAACCGGCGGGTTGGTGCGAGCCGCGCCGATCTGCGGCTGAAGCTCAATCTGCAGGCGGCCGAAACGATCGCCCGGCAGCTTCGGTTGCGTGCGATCGGCGGCCTTGTGGTGATCGATTTCGTCGACATGGAGAGCAGCGCCGATCGCGACCGGGTGGTGAAGGCCTTGCGGGGCGCCTTCGCCGACGATCCGGCCCGCATCCGCGTGCTGCCGATGTCCGATCTGGGGCTGGTGCAGATGACCCGGCAACGCCGCGGAGTCCCTCTGGCCGAGCTTTTCTTCGGACCTTGCGAGGCCTGCGAATCCACCGGTAGGCTGGCGCTCCGCCGACCGATCGGGGACGGCCCGCTTTAG